Proteins found in one Natrinema saccharevitans genomic segment:
- a CDS encoding homing endonuclease associated repeat-containing protein: protein MPTDEEYLEDLRDFAAEIGETPTRSQMNDDGPHSSTPYYNRWGSWNDALEAAGLDPNHEYVSDEDLLLELQRLADEYGQPVLVEDLDEHGQYDPATYFRRFESWFAAREQAGLNPEDIRPGRRVDEDDLLEAVRDLATDLGRPPSQSEMNERGDRSVTPYLRRWGTWDQALEAAGLGTRE, encoded by the coding sequence ATGCCGACTGATGAGGAGTATCTCGAGGATCTCCGCGACTTTGCCGCTGAGATTGGTGAGACACCGACGCGTTCGCAGATGAACGACGACGGGCCGCACTCGAGTACGCCCTACTACAACCGCTGGGGGTCGTGGAACGACGCACTCGAGGCTGCCGGCTTAGACCCAAATCACGAGTACGTCTCCGATGAGGACCTTCTTTTAGAGTTGCAACGGCTTGCCGACGAGTACGGTCAACCGGTGCTGGTTGAGGATCTTGACGAGCATGGACAGTATGATCCAGCGACATATTTTCGGCGGTTTGAGTCGTGGTTTGCTGCCCGTGAGCAAGCTGGGTTGAATCCCGAGGACATACGTCCAGGCCGGCGGGTCGACGAGGACGATTTACTCGAGGCTGTCCGCGATCTCGCGACCGACCTTGGACGGCCACCATCCCAATCGGAGATGAACGAGCGCGGCGACCGGTCGGTGACGCCGTACCTGCGGCGCTGGGGGACGTGGGACCAAGCGCTCGAGGCCGCGGGGCTTGGAACGCGCGAGTGA
- a CDS encoding DUF5658 family protein, protein MGGSGLLTRLPALTRPSINTIAWICAVISYVIGDTATTVYFLSTTPATEANPLVETLIGSYGLWAIVGWKLLLFGPFYLVYRLSPAWARITVPIVVALLGVVLTGWNLYHGLVVLQCCA, encoded by the coding sequence ATGGGTGGGAGTGGTCTATTGACCCGGTTGCCAGCCCTGACAAGACCGAGTATCAACACTATAGCCTGGATCTGTGCTGTGATCTCCTATGTGATCGGCGACACCGCGACCACAGTGTACTTTCTCAGTACAACGCCGGCGACCGAAGCAAATCCACTGGTTGAAACGCTAATTGGAAGTTATGGGCTGTGGGCGATCGTCGGGTGGAAACTCCTCCTATTCGGTCCCTTCTATCTCGTATATCGCCTCTCACCCGCATGGGCCCGGATTACAGTGCCAATTGTGGTAGCACTACTTGGAGTCGTCCTGACCGGATGGAATCTCTACCATGGGCTTGTTGTCCTCCAGTGCTGTGCATAA
- a CDS encoding type IV pilin codes for MSIRRLNHSNRAVSTVLGMVLMVGIITMSMAVLAAALLSGGLYDHQPRAEFVYQEKASGEVLIGVESVQSLAAGDTRIQVKGGSGCGSWGGSGSLEKGAVTAVGDGSCSLAAGDVIQIVGDSVLLDSYKLRGVSPTYERCSEKFEGRLADGEIEVTGNLKCDIVGEDGGRTDVDVIIDDSGHLDGTVKLNEGGSLNIDGGELTGQLETENVPSIDGGSEINGDMTVAEGGSGDTLQLKSDTRVEGKIHSAGETVNLKDGSEVIGDVTVVPAPGEDPGDGIDLKGNSLIDGDANATEYDVVVGPDATVTDEITENQ; via the coding sequence ATGAGTATTCGTCGGTTAAATCACTCCAATCGTGCCGTCTCGACCGTCCTCGGGATGGTCCTCATGGTCGGGATTATCACAATGTCCATGGCTGTCCTCGCGGCGGCGCTTCTCTCTGGCGGGTTGTACGACCACCAACCACGCGCGGAGTTCGTCTACCAAGAGAAGGCGAGCGGAGAGGTTCTCATCGGCGTGGAGAGCGTGCAATCGCTCGCTGCCGGCGACACTAGAATTCAGGTCAAAGGTGGTAGTGGTTGTGGGTCATGGGGCGGGAGCGGGTCACTTGAGAAGGGTGCCGTGACAGCCGTCGGTGACGGTAGCTGTTCGCTCGCAGCCGGTGACGTGATACAAATCGTCGGAGACAGCGTGCTACTGGATAGCTATAAACTGCGTGGCGTCTCACCCACATATGAACGGTGTTCTGAGAAATTCGAAGGGCGTCTTGCGGACGGTGAGATTGAGGTCACTGGCAATCTCAAGTGTGATATCGTCGGTGAAGACGGTGGTCGAACAGATGTTGACGTGATAATCGACGATAGTGGGCATCTTGATGGAACGGTGAAGCTCAACGAAGGTGGCTCGCTCAATATCGACGGCGGCGAATTGACCGGCCAACTCGAGACGGAAAATGTCCCGAGTATTGACGGCGGGTCGGAGATCAATGGCGATATGACTGTCGCGGAGGGCGGGTCCGGTGATACACTGCAACTCAAATCCGATACGCGGGTTGAGGGTAAGATCCACTCCGCGGGCGAGACGGTGAATCTGAAAGACGGCAGCGAAGTAATCGGCGACGTGACGGTCGTTCCGGCCCCCGGCGAAGATCCTGGGGACGGGATCGACCTCAAAGGGAATTCGCTCATCGATGGCGACGCGAACGCGACCGAGTACGACGTTGTGGTCGGTCCAGATGCAACGGTTACGGACGAGATTACCGAAAATCAGTAA